In Xyrauchen texanus isolate HMW12.3.18 chromosome 14, RBS_HiC_50CHRs, whole genome shotgun sequence, the following are encoded in one genomic region:
- the mettl5 gene encoding rRNA N6-adenosine-methyltransferase METTL5 translates to MKLKELESCLQQVDGFEEPKILLEQYPTSPHIAGCMLYTIHNTFNDIENKLVADLGCGCGVLSIGAAVLDAGLCVGFDIDDDALDIFKRNVEEFELSNIDVVQCDVCSIGSLYAKKFDTVIMNPPFGTKHNQGIDMQFLQTAISMARTAVYSLHKTSTRGHIQKKANDWNVKMEVIAELRYDLPASYKFHKKKSVDIQVDFIRFTPT, encoded by the exons ATGAAGCTGAAAGAGCTGGAGAGCTGCCTTCAGCAGGTGGACGGATTTGAAGAGCCCAAAATTCTCCTGGAGCAGTACCCCACCAGTCCTCATATAGCAG GCTGTATGCTGTACACCATCCACAACACATTTAATGATATAGAAAACAAGCTTGTTGCAGATTTGGGCTGTGGATGTGGGGTGCTTTCTATAGGAGCTGCAGTTCTTGATGCTGG ATTGTGTGTCGGATTTGACATCGATGACGACGCCTTGGACATATTCaaaagaaatgttgaagaatTTGAACTGTCGAACATTGATGTCGTCCAGTGTGACGTGTGCTCTATTGGATCCTTGTATGCCAAGAAGTTTGACACGGTCATCATGAATCCGCCGTTTGGCACAAAGCATAACCAag GTATTGACATGCAGTTCTTGCAGACTGCCATATCCATGGCGAGAACGGCAGTGTACTCCCTTCACAAGACATCAACACGGGGT CACATACAGAAGAAAGCAAATGACTGGAATGTGAAAATGGAAGTCATTGCGG AACTGAGATATGACCTGCCAGCATCTTACAAGTTCCACAAAAAGAAGTCG GTTGATATTCAAGTGGACTTCATTCGATTCACTCCAACATAA
- the LOC127655093 gene encoding kelch-like protein 41a has protein sequence MDPTSMKEDLKLFQSTLLQDGLKDLLKENKFVDCILKVGDRSLPCHKLIMSACSPYFRELYFSEDGVEKSDTDKEVVLEDVDPIVMEMIVNYLYSADIEITDENVQDVFAVANRFQIPSVFTVCVNYLQNKLSVGNCLAIFRMGLVLNCPRLAVAARDFIADHFETLTKEEDFLDLNTPEMFAIIGCDALNVEKEEVVFELLMKWVRKNKEIRAKALSDAFEHIRFRLLPEKYFKEKVEKDDIIKADPELIKKMKVIKDAFAGKLPQIKEGEKENGEEGENDLPGYLNDDKRLGMYTRDLILMINDTAAVAYDANENECFLAAVAEQIPRNHVSITSENNLLYVLGGLFVDEDDMESPLQCYFYQLETHSSNWIALPPMPSPRCLFAMGEFESLLFAVAGKDLQTGESLDSVLCYDVNKMKWMETKKLPLRIHGHCVISQNGLVYCIGGKTDENKTINKMFAYNHKKSEWKELAAMKTPRSMFGAVVHKGKIIVVGGANEDGLLSSCEAYDFGTNKWETLPEFAQERSSVNLVSTAGALYALGGFTIKENENKDCVPSEITDIWQYEEEKKQWTGMIREMRYAAGASCVSMRLNAAKMPKL, from the exons ATGGATCCCACGAGTATGAAGGAGGATCTGAAGCTCTTTCAGAGCACCCTACTTCAGGATGGCTTGAAGGATCTCTTGAAAGAGAATAAGTTTGTCGATTGCATTCTGAAAGTTGGAGACAGGAGTCTTCCCTGCCACAAACTCATCATGTCTGCTTGTAGCCCTTACTTCAGAGAGCTCTACTTCTCAGAAGACGGTGTTGAGAAAAGCGACACCGACAAGGAAGTGGTGTTGGAGGACGTGGATCCCATTGTTATGGAAATGATTGTGAATTATCTCTATTCTGCCGATATCGAGATCACGGATGAGAATGTACAAGATGTCTTTGCAGTTGCCAACAGATTTCAGATACCATCAGTGTTCACTGTTTGCGTCAACTATCTGCAAAACAAGTTATCGGTAGGTAATTGCTTGGCCATCTTTAGAATGGGGCTAGTTCTGAACTGCCCAAGACTTGCTGTGGCCGCAAGGGACTTCATAGCGGATCACTTTGAGACTTTAACCAAAGAGGAGGACTTTCTTGATTTAAACACTCCTGAGATGTTTGCTATCATAGGGTGTGATGCTCTGAATGTAGAAAAAGAAGAAGTTGTGTTTGAGCTGTTGATGAAATGGGTCAGGAAAAACAAGGAGATCCGGGCGAAAGCTTTGAGTGATGCTTTTGAACACATCCGCTTCCGTCTGCTCCCAGAGAAATATTTTAAGGAGAAAGTGGAAAAGGATGACATTATCAAGGCTGATCCTGAGCTCATAAAGAAGATGAAAGTCATCAAAGATGCTTTTGCTGGAAAACTTCCACAAATTAaggaaggagagaaagagaacgGAGAAGAGGGCGAAAATGATTTGCCTGGTTATCTGAATGATGATAAAAGGCTGGGCATGTATACCAGAGATCTCATCCTGATGATTAATGACACAGCAGCTGTGGCTTACGACGCTAATGAAAACGAATGCTTCCTAGCCGCAGTGGCAGAGCAAATACCTCGAAACCATGTCAGCATCACGTCGGAGAACAACCTGCTCTACGTCTTGGGAGGACTGTTTGTTGATGAGGATGACATGGAGTCACCACTACAGTGCTATTTTTATCAG CTTGAAACCCATTCTTCAAACTGGATAGCCCTGCCACCTATGCCATCACCCAGGTGTCTGTTCGCCATGGGGGAGTTTGAATCTCTGCTGTTCGCAGTTGCTGGTAAAGACCTGCAGACAGGCGAGTCTCTGGACTCTGTGCTCTGTTATGATGTCAA CAAGATGAAGTGGATGGAGACCAAAAAGCTGCCCTTAAGAATTCACGGTCACTGTGTGATCTCACAAAATGGACTCGTTTACTGCATAGGAGGAAAGACGGATGAAAA TAAAACTATCAACAAGATGTTTGCGTACAACCATAAGAAGTCTGAATGGAAAGAGTTGGCAGCCATGAAGACCCCCAGGTCCATGTTTGGAGCAGTGGTCCACAAAGGAAAGATCATTGTGGTTGGAGGAGCAAATGAAGATGGCCTTTTATCTTCTTGTGAAGCTTATGACTTTGGAACAAACAA ATGGGAGACGTTGCCTGAGTTTGCTCAAGAGCGAAGCTCTGTTAATCTGGTCAGTACTGCTGGTGCTCTGTATGCACTGGGCGGCTTCACTATAAAGGAGAATGAGAACAAAGATTGTGTGCCCTCTGAAATCACAGACATCTGGCA GTATGAGGAGGAAAAGAAACAATGGACTGGAATGATACGAGAGATGAGATATGCTGCCGGTGCCTCCTGTGTTTCTATGAGACTAAATGCAGCAAAGATGCCTAAACTTTAA
- the LOC127655332 gene encoding C-X-C chemokine receptor type 1-like — protein MSNLLNMDATTDDDIYNEFSPPCPDSLQYLNSTVLVLVYIIVFFLSLLGNTVVIFVVFFMKNQRSSTDVYLMHLAIADLLFSFTLPFWAAYLHAGHWMFGTVTCKLVSSIQEATFYCCVFLLACISIDRYMAIVKATQFFRQRHLEGAVCTVVWMCAILLSLPIMVHREAFVPESMENIYICHENLTADTIEQWRLGLRILHHTLGFFLPLGVMIFCYSFTMCTLCHSHNSQKQKAMRVILCIVLAFVICWLPKNVSELLDTLMRGSWMTETCKLRDILDVALHVTQAMAFTHCAINPFLYAFIGKKFRNQLLISLFKKGLLGRETLSKYRVESMYSSASSRQMSVTL, from the coding sequence GCTTGCAGTATCTGAACAGCACAGTTTTGGTCCTGGTCTACATCATAGTCTTCTTTCTCAGCTTGCTCGGGAACACTGTGGTGATATTTGTGGTATTTTTCATGAAAAACCAACGGTCATCTACTGACGTTTACCTGATGCACCTGGCCATTGCCGACTTGCTCTTTTCATTCACTCTCCCATTCTGGGCGGCTTACCTCCATGCAGGCCACTGGATGTTTGGCACAGTTACGTGCAAACTGGTATCCAGCATACAAGAAGCTACTTTTTACTGTTGCGTCTTCCTCCTTGCATGCATAAGTATCGATCGCTACATGGCCATCGTTAAAGCGACCCAATTCTTTCGTCAGCGCCACCTAGAGGGCGCAGTTTGCACAGTGGTGTGGATGTGTGCCATTTTGTTGTCCCTGCCCATCATGGTGCATCGTGAGGCATTTGTGCCTGAGAGCATggagaacatttacatttgtcaTGAGAATCTGACCGCAGACACCATTGAACAATGGAGGTTAGGCTTGCGGATTCTTCACCACACCTTGGGATTCTTCCTACCATTGGGCGTTATGATTTTTTGTTACAGTTTTACTATGTGCACACTCTGTCACTCACACAATAGCCAAAAGCAGAAGGCGATGCGTGTCATATTATGCATCGTTCTGGCATTTGTGATCTGCTGGCTGCCCAAGAACGTCAGCGAACTTCTGGACACCCTGATGAGAGGCAGTTGGATGACGGAAACGTGCAAGCTGAGGGACATTTTAGATGTTGCTCTGCATGTCACGCAGGCTATGGCTTTTACCCACTGTGCCATCAACCCCTTTTTATATGCTTTCATTGGCAAGAAGTTCCGCAACCAGCTCCTCATATCTCTCTTCAAGAAAGGCCTGTTGGGGAGAGAGACCTTGTCAAAATACAGAGTGGAATCAATGTATAGCTCTGCAAGCTCCAGGCAAATGTCAGTGACACTGTAA
- the LOC127655214 gene encoding D-3-phosphoglycerate dehydrogenase-like, whose amino-acid sequence MAPVTVKSILISESVDPCCKVILQENGIKVTEKQQMSKEELIAEIQNYDGLVVRSATKVTADIINAGSNLKIIGRAGTGVDNVDVDAATKRGIIVMNTPSGNTISAAELTCALLMSLSRLIPQAFMSMKDGKWDRKKFMGAELYGKVLGIVGLGRIGKEVATRMQSFGMKTIGYDPITPPEVTASWGVDQMSLEQLWPQCDYITVHTPLMPSTTGLLNDATFAKCKRGVKVVNCARGGIIDEAALLRALESGQCGGAGLDVFVEEPPKDLALVNHPNVIGCPHLGASTKEAQARCGKDIALQIVDMASGKALVGAVNAQVLASTFSPDSHQWIRLGELMGRVLKACTSSKQPYSQVHVTSLGECLKNSTGFLSSSAVVGLLTENAQNGPNLVNVLALAAERGITVKTDHKRSHEREACVVEVFMNGSSYKAVGSVQAGVPVLLELNGSVFRQPVPLTGHLLLFKAAASTELLLSVTGVLASAGVEMVSFSTSTSSGDHWNSMGISSLLGDIGAMKSLVKEAAQLTV is encoded by the exons ATGGCTCCAGTAACAGTCAAAAGCATTTTAATCAGTGAAAGTGTCGATCCGTGTTGTAAAGTGATTCTGCAGGAGAATGGCATTAAGGTGACGGAGAAACAGCAAATGAGCAAAGAGGAATTGATTGCAGAGATTCAG AATTATGACGGTTTAGTTGTCCGATCAGCAACCAAAGTTACAGCTGACATCATCAACGCTGGCAGTAACTTGAAGATCATTGGACGAGCCGGAACAGGAGTTGACAATGTGGACGTGGATGCAGCAACCAAGAGAGGCATCATTGTCATGAA cactccAAGTGGAAACACGATCAGTGCTGCTGAACTCACCTGTGCTCTTTTGATGAGCTTGTCAAG ACTTATTCCTCAAGCTTTCATGTCAATGAAGGATGGAAAATGGGATCGTAAAAAG TTCATGGGTGCAGAGCTGTATGGCAAAGTTCTTGGAATTGTTGGGCTTGGAAGAATCGGTAAAGAGGTGGCGACAAGAATGCAGTCCTTTGGTATGAAG ACCATTGGTTATGACCCCATCACCCCTCCGGAAGTTACTGCAAGCTGGGGAGTGGATCAGATGTCTCTGGAGCAACTGTGGCCACAGTGTGATTATATCACAGTCCACACTCCACTCATGCCCTCCACGACAG GTCTCCTCAATGATGCCACATTTGCAAAGTGTAAGAGAGGTGTGAAGGTTGTGAACTGTGCTCGCGGTGGCATTATCGATGAAGCCGCTCTCCTGCGAGCTCTGGAGTCAGGCCAGTGTGGAGGAGCTGGGCTGGATGTGTTCGTGGAG GAGCCTCCAAAAGATTTGGCTCTTGTGAATCACCCTAACGTCATCGGCTGCCCTCATCTGGGAGCGAGCACTAAAGAAGCGCAGGCTCGATGTGGGAAGGATATTGCTCTGCAGATTGTGGACATGGCCAGTGGCAAAGCTTTAGTTGGAGCT gtgAATGCTCAGGTGTTGGCCAGTACATTCTCTCCTGACTCTCATCAGTGGATCAGGTTGGGAGAGTTGATGGGCCGAGTGTTGAAGGCCTGCACTTCTTCTAAACAACCCTACAGTCAGGTCCATGTCACATCACTTG GGGAGTGTTTGAAGAATTCCACTGGGTTTTTGAGCTCTTCCGCTGTAGTTGGACTGCTAACTGAAAATGCTCAGAATGGACCCAACTTGGTGAATGTGCTGGCTCTAGCTGCAGAGAGAGGAATTACT GTGAAGACAGATCACAAGCGGTCACATGAGCGTGAGGCCTGTGTGGTGGAGGTTTTCATGAATGGGAGTAGCTATAAGGCCGTGGGCTCCGTGCAGGCTGGAGTTCCAGTGCTTCTGGAGCTGAATGGAAGTGTTTTTCGACAGCCTGTTCCTCTCACTGGACACCTGCTGCTCTTCAAGGCTGCTGCCTCCACTGAACTCCTGCTCTCGGTCACTG GAGTTTTGGCTTCTGCAGGTGTGGAAATGGTGTCCTTCAGTACCTCCACCAGCAGTGGTGACCACTGGAACAGCATGGGAATATCCTCGCTGCTTGGGGACATTGGTGCCATGAAGTCCTTGGTGAAAGAGGCTGCACAGTTGACTGTCTGA